In Hemicordylus capensis ecotype Gifberg chromosome 4, rHemCap1.1.pri, whole genome shotgun sequence, the genomic window GAATCATCTTGCCCATGAACATCAGTCTTCCAGTGAGCCTTAGATCTGCACACCATTTTTCCACGCTTTTGACATATCTTCCCTTGGCTCTCATATGATCTAAATGCAAAAGGACTGTCCATACACCATCATCCAGAGTAGTATCTGTTGATAGAGTACTTTTCCCACAGCAGGCTGGAGTTTCGGCTTGCTCGACAATCTGCTGAAGATTCTGCTGTATCCAGAGAATCAGCTCATGTACCATGGGTTGTGAGAAATGTTTCTTCGCTTCCTCCAGTAATCTCTCTTTCACAGTCATACACTGCATCCTTGTAAGTTGCTCAGAGTTAACAGAAATATTTGGCAGACTTGATGGATAATTGATTGGTAAATGAAATAGCAGTTTTAACAATACATCTCTGCCCAAGGGTCCTTTCACAGTAGTCTGAATCCTAAATGAGATTCCTCCTGTCTCTGAAAAGCATTCAAAAGTAATAATCAACCAATATTCACAATGGCATCAGTAAGTTTTAATTACCCACAAAAAAGACTTGAGAGGTGTATCACCCTTTCATACATATCTTCATGCaatgaaaggtaaagtgtgccatcgagtcagtgtcgactcctggcgaccacagagctctgtggttgtctttggtagaatacaggaggggtttaccattgccacctcttgcgcagtatgagattatgtagGTGCAACACTCTGGACGATCACAAAAATCTTTATGTAATGATGAAGCATTATGGTGACGATGCTTATACATGTGTACTGTTAACTGCACATCAAATGACCATCAAAGGAACAGACCACATGTATTTTAAAGGGCTAAATAGCTGTAAAATGCCATAGATGCACGACTCTGCCAGCAGGGCTCAGGCATACATAAGAACAtctttggtgtagtggttagagtgctgaactaggaccggggagacccaagttcaaatccccattcagccatgatactagctgggtgactctgggccagtcacttctctctcagcctaacctacttcacagggttgttgtgaggagaaacttaagtacgtagtacaccgctctgggctccttggaggaagagcgggatataaatgtaaaaataataataataataataataataataataataataataataataataataataataatgtatcaggcccaaggcccatctagtccagcttcagaccatggcccaccagatgcctctctcctgctgttactcccctgcaactggtattcagaggcatcctgcctctgaggctggaggttatctatagccctcagactagtagccattgatagacctctcctccatgaatttatttaaacccttcttaaagtcatccaggctgttggctgtcacattttgtggcagataattccataggttaatcatacgttgtgtgaaaaagtacttccttttgttggtcctgaactTACACCCTGTTCCACCACAGCAGCTTCCAGGCAGAGGAAGTATCCACATAATGGCTGGAAAACATCCTGCAGCTCTTCGGCCCAGGTGACCTGAGGCACCAATAGGGACTTGGCTTTCCCCTCACCTTGTCCAGTCTCTACTTGTCTTACTTGGTACTCTATCACAGCCCAGTCCAGACTACAACTTCTGGCTCGTCTGATCCTCATCTACCCAAGCCAACACTTGACCTCAACCTGTTTTGACTATGTGATGCCTCTGACCCTTTGAGCCTTGCCTGCCTACTTCATTATTATAAGGAAAAATAAAGTGTTTTACTTGTGAACAGTGTTACAGTAGGACCACCACCCCTGACACTGGTTGCCAGGCTTCTCCACCATGTATGATATGGAGAGAGTGAAGAGAAAgcaatttttctcctcctttcataACACTAGAAATTGGGTTATCCAATAAAACAGATTAACAGTAGATTCAAATTGTGCAAaagaaagcacttcttcacacaatgagATCGTTCACACGACCTCACGCTGCCGCTAGGGAGACGAGCATCATCATCTCTACCGTTGCCACACTACACACCCACAAGAGCAGTGGCGCATcaaaggcaaaagctgggagaggacttcctcctccagcatcCCAGAGAGCCCTGCTCCATGAGTGcggcagctgctctcattagaaaAGCTGCCACACTCAACGTGGCCACTCCTTCACTGGCTTggtgccagaaatggcagcaagTCGGGAAGAAACCTATTTGATGAAACCTATATGATGACCTGGGGGCGATCATGCACACAATAGATAGATTCATTTTACTGAGGAAAAACCCTGGATAATAATACAGGGCTGCCATGTTCTGGAGAAGCTGGGAGCTGAGGGCTCCCCATGCTCCagacaacatgagctgcctgggtgacCCCAGACGGTGTTGTATGGATAGCCTTAATGCATAATTAACATACAAAATTTGCTACCATTGTGATGATAACTAAATTGTGATGATAActtgattagacaaattcatgaaggagaggtccaTCACCGACTATTGATCATGACGCTATGTGGAGCGTCCATGTTTTAAAGGCTGTAcatctctaaataccagctgctgaGGATCACAGTGAGGGAGAGGTTTGCTGCCTTTATACTCTGCTTGTGAGTTTCCTGG contains:
- the RWDD3 gene encoding RWD domain-containing protein 3 isoform X1, which translates into the protein MSELALEELSAIAAIYCEKDECEVLEVSETGGISFRIQTTVKGPLGRDVLLKLLFHLPINYPSSLPNISVNSEQLTRMQCMTVKERLLEEAKKHFSQPMVHELILWIQQNLQQIVEQAETPACCGKSTLSTDTTLDDGVWTVLLHLDHMRAKGRYVKSVEKWCADLRLTGRLMFMGKMILILLQGDRSSIKEYLILQKTSKVDVDSSGKKCKEKMISVLSETKAQSEHQRFQAFEVKEYLTADELQNEFKAAGLSELFTEFVLARLK
- the RWDD3 gene encoding RWD domain-containing protein 3 isoform X2, which encodes MSELALEELSAIAAIYCEKDECEVLEVSETGGISFRIQTTVKGPLGRDVLLKLLFHLPINYPSSLPNISVNSEQLTRMQCMTVKERLLEEAKKHFSQPMVHELILWIQQNLQQIVEQAETPACCGKSTLSTDTTLDDGVWTVLLHLDHMRAKGRYVKSVEKWCADLRLTGRLMFMGKMILILLQGDRSSIKEYLILQKTSKVDVDSSGKKCKEKMISVLSETKAQSEHQRS